From the Streptomyces nodosus genome, the window GGACCCGGCGTGCCGGATAGCCTTCGGCCATGACCGCACTGCCTTCCCGTCGCGCCGTAGCCGCTCTCGGCGCCGTTTCCGCCGGACTTCTCCTGCTGTCCGCCTGCACCAAGCCGACGCCGATGGCCACCCTCACGGTCGGCACGGATTCGGTGAGCACCCAGACCGACTGCTACAAGGACGGCAAGGAAGTCGGGCTCGCCCAGCTGAAGAAGTGCCTCGACCCCAAGCTGACCGGCATCAAGTCGATCAAGGTCGACCCCGATGAGACGGTCCGCTTCGGCGTGGACCCGAGCATCGCCGAGAACGGCTGGGCGATCCTGATGAACGGCCAGCCGCTGACCGACTCCAGCACCAAGACCTACCGCACGATCCCGGGCAGCGTCTTCTTCAACGCCCAGTACGGTGCGACGGGCAACTCCACCCTCGTCTCCGTCCGGGAGGGCGAGACCAAGGTGACCGGTCTGTGGTCCTTCAAGCTGGAGAAGTCCTCCTGATCACGTCCTCGACGGAGATCTCCCCCGCTCGGACGGAGCCGGGATCCCGCAGTCGCGTCCTGGTGGCCACCGCGGTCCCGGCCGAGCGGGACGCGGTGGCCGGGGCGTTCTGCTCCCCGGCCGTCGAGATCCCGCTCCCCGGTGCCACCCTGCACCGCGTCGGCGCCCTCGACCTGCTCGCCGCGGGCGTGGGCCCGGCCCTCGCCGCAGCCTCCGCCGCCGCGGCGCTCACCGCCGCCGCCCTCGGCGGCACCCCCTACGGCCTGGTCGTCTGTGCCGGCATCGCGGGCGGCTTCGCCCCGGACGCACCGGTCGGCTCGCTGATCGTCGCCGACGAGATCGTGGCCGCCGACCTCGGCGCCGAGACCCCGGACGGCTTTCTGCCCGTCACCGAGCTCGGCTTCGGCACCGTCCGGCACCGCCCGCCGGAACCACTCGTAAGAGATCTCGCCACCGCCGCCGACGCGTTCACCGGAGGCGTGCTCACCGTGTCCACCGTGACCGGGAGCGCCGCCCGCGCCGCCGAGCTGCGTGCCCGGCATCCGCGCGCCCTGGCGGAGGCGATGGAGGGCTTCGGCGTCGCCGAGGCCGCCGCCGCGCACCGCACCCCCGTCGTGGAGGTCAGGGCGGTCTCCAATCCCGTCGGCCCGCGTGACCGTGCCGCCTGGCGCATCGGCGACGCCCTCACTGCCCTCACCGAGGGCTTCGGGAAGCTCGCACCCGTCCTGGAGAGTTGGAACCCAGCATGACCACCACACCCGAGCCCCTCCGGATCGCGTACTCCCCCTGCCCGAACGACACCTTCGTCTTCGACGCCTGGGCCCACGGCCGCATCCCCTCCGCGCCCGCCCTGGACGTCACCTTCGCCGACATCGACATCACCAACGGGCTGGCCGAGCGCGGCGAGTTCGATGTGCTGAAGGTGTCCTACGCGGTGCTGCCGTACGTCCTCGACGAGTACGCCCTGCTGCCGTGCGGCGGTGCGCTGGGCCGTGGTTGCGGCCCCCTGGTGCTCACCCGGGAGCCGGGGGACGGGGACGGCGCCTCCCCGCTGGAGCCTGCCGCGCTGACCGGACGGACCGTGGCCGTGCCGAGCGAGCGGTCCACGGCCTATCTGCTCTTCCGGCTGTGGGCCGCGGACTCCGTGCCCGGCGGGGTCGGCGAGATCGTGGTGCTGCCGTTCCACGAGATCATGCCCGCCGTGCGGGACGGAAAGGTCGACGCGGGTCTCGTCATCCACGAGGCACGGTTCACCTACCGCGACTACGGGCTGCACAAGCTCGCCGACCTGGGCGAGTACTGGGAGGACACCACCGGCCTGCCGATCCCGCTGGGCGCGATCATCGCCAAGCGCTCGCTGGGCGCGGACACCCTGGAGCTGCTCGCCGAGTCGGCCCGTGCCTCGGTCCGTGCGGCCTGGGACGACCCCGAGGCCTCACGCCCCTATGTCATGGAGCACGCGCAGGAGATGGACCCGGCCGTGGCGGACCAGCACATCGGTCTCTATGTCAACGAGTTCACGGCCGAGCTGGGCGTGGACGGCTATGCCGCGATCCGGGGGCTGCTCACCCGCGCGGCGGCCGAGGGGCTGGTACCGCCCCTCGGCCCGGATGCGCTCGTCTTTCCCTGACCCGGGTCAGACGTCCAGCTGGTCGGCGACCGCGCGCAACAGGCCCGCGATCTTCTTGCCGGACGTCTTGTCGGGGTAGCGGCCGTTCTCCAGCGTCGGGGTGATGTTCTCCAGCAGGGTCGTCAGATCCTGGACGATGGAGGCGAGTTCGTCCGGCTTCTTGCGCTGGGCGGCGGCGACCGACGGGGTCGGATCCAAAAGCGTGACCGACAACGCCTGGTCGCCGCGCTGACCGGCGACGACCCCGAACTCCACGCGCTGTCCCGGCTTCAGGGAATCGACGCCGGCGGGAAGAACCGAGGAATGGACGAAGACGTCGCCGCCGTCGTCACGGGAGAGAAAGCCGAAGCCCTTCTCGCTGTTGAACCACTTGACTTTGCCGGTGGGCACGTCTGTCCTCGTCCTCGTACTCGTCGGAAACTGCGTCTGCGTCTGCGAAGTGTTTCGAAAAACGCTCTGGATAAGGCTGCGGCGGGCCGTGTGGACCCGCCGGTACCAAGGCTAATGGTCCGGGGGCCGGTGACAAGACGCCGCCGGCCTGTTCCTTCCGCTGGGAACTACCCTGGTCCGGTGCGTGACAAAAC encodes:
- a CDS encoding 1,4-dihydroxy-6-naphthoate synthase, which translates into the protein MTTTPEPLRIAYSPCPNDTFVFDAWAHGRIPSAPALDVTFADIDITNGLAERGEFDVLKVSYAVLPYVLDEYALLPCGGALGRGCGPLVLTREPGDGDGASPLEPAALTGRTVAVPSERSTAYLLFRLWAADSVPGGVGEIVVLPFHEIMPAVRDGKVDAGLVIHEARFTYRDYGLHKLADLGEYWEDTTGLPIPLGAIIAKRSLGADTLELLAESARASVRAAWDDPEASRPYVMEHAQEMDPAVADQHIGLYVNEFTAELGVDGYAAIRGLLTRAAAEGLVPPLGPDALVFP
- a CDS encoding futalosine hydrolase, whose protein sequence is MSPARTEPGSRSRVLVATAVPAERDAVAGAFCSPAVEIPLPGATLHRVGALDLLAAGVGPALAAASAAAALTAAALGGTPYGLVVCAGIAGGFAPDAPVGSLIVADEIVAADLGAETPDGFLPVTELGFGTVRHRPPEPLVRDLATAADAFTGGVLTVSTVTGSAARAAELRARHPRALAEAMEGFGVAEAAAAHRTPVVEVRAVSNPVGPRDRAAWRIGDALTALTEGFGKLAPVLESWNPA
- a CDS encoding cold-shock protein produces the protein MPTGKVKWFNSEKGFGFLSRDDGGDVFVHSSVLPAGVDSLKPGQRVEFGVVAGQRGDQALSVTLLDPTPSVAAAQRKKPDELASIVQDLTTLLENITPTLENGRYPDKTSGKKIAGLLRAVADQLDV